The Cherax quadricarinatus isolate ZL_2023a chromosome 35, ASM3850222v1, whole genome shotgun sequence genomic sequence TGCTTTTCAGAATGCTGCTGAACCTTCTCCTCACATGCCTTGCCCTCTTTCTTGCACAGTTCATTCTGTTTTTCAGAACATTGTTTAACCTCTTCCTTACATGACTCACTTTGTTCAGAATATTCCTCAGCATCTTTCTTGCATGACTCGCTGTTTTTTTCTGAATGTTTTCGAACTTCTTCTTTACATGGCTTACTATATTCTTGAGACTCTTTCATGTATAACTCCCCTTGATCTTCAGAATGTTCCTGAATGTCTTCCTTGCATGATCTGCCTTCTTCAGAATGTTGCTGAACCTCTTTCTCCAATGACTCGCCTAATTCTTCAGAATGCTGTTCTCCTTTTATTAACTCTTTTTGCTCATCTTCTAGTGAATCTTCTTGAGCATCTTCCTCTATTGGCACTTGTTGGCCTTTAGAATGtggttcttcctcttcctctattgactcttttttgtcttctttcTCTACTGACTCTTTTTGCTCCTCATTCTCTACTGACTCTTTTTGCTCCTCATTCTCTACTGACTCTTTTTGTTCCTCATTCTCTACTGACTCAATCTGCTCCTCTTCTTCTGACTCTATTTGTTCCACTTTCTCTGCTGGTCCTTTTTGTTCCTCTTCCTTTATTGAATCTTTCTGGTCTTCCTCTTTTGAATCTCTTTGGTCTTCTGAATGTTGCTGTTCCTCTTCCTCTACTgattcttttttttcttcctctacTGACTCTTTTTGGTCTTCAGAAtattcctgctcctcttcctctatTAGCTCTTCTTCCATTTTCTCTATTGGCTCTCTTTCTGCTTCTTCCTCTACTGTGTCTTCTTCTCCATGTTCCTCTATTGTGTCTTTATCTGCCTCTTCCTCTACTGACTCTTTGTTTTCCTCTTCCTCTACTGACTCTTTGCTTTCCTCTTCCTCTACAGACTCTCTATTTTCCTCTTCCTCTACTGACTCTTTGTTTTCCTCTTCCTCTACTGACTCTTTTCTGGCCTCTTCCTCTACTGATTCTCTTTCTTCTATTGACTCTGTTTTGGCCTCTTCCTCTGCCCCTTCCTCTAATGATTCCCTTTTTGCCTCTTCCATTACCAACTCTTTTCCTTCTTTCCCTGTTgactctttttggtcttctttTACTGTTTCTTTTTGGTCTTCAGaatgctgctgctcctcttcctctGCTGATTCCTTTTCTTCCTCTAATGAGTCTTCTTCCTTTACTGACTCTTTTTCTTCATCCCCAATTGACTTTCTTTCCTCTTCTTCTATTAAGGCATCATTTTCCTCTACTGAGTTTTTTTCTTCCTCAAGTGACTCTTTTTCTTCCTCTACTgactctttttcttcctcttcctctattGACTCTTTTTCATCCTCTTCCTCTATAgactctttttcttcctcttcctctaatgattctttttcttcctcttcctctattAACTcgttttcttcctcttcctctatgGGCTGTTTttgttcctttttctcctttgattGTTTCTGTTTATTTGGATGTTGCTGATTTTTTTCAGAAAGATCCTGAACTTCTTTTATGTTTGATTCTCTTTTTTCATCTGAATGCTTTTGAACCTCACTCTGTTCTGCATGCAGTTGAACCTCATTTTTGCATGCCTCACTGTCAGTTTCTGAATGCTGACCTTCACTTCCTTTCTCTGAATGTTCCTGAACCACGCTGTCACATTTCTTTTGATCCTCACCAACACCTTCCTTACACTCTTCATTATTTACATGAACAGAATCAACTTTTTTAAGTTCGGTCTCAGCATCACTTTTAAGTGAAGATGAAATGTTCTGAACTGTAAATGAAGTTTCAGTTTCTGTAAGTTTTGAAGAGTCTGTAGAATTCCCATGTGTactattttcatcatcattcaggtGGGATGATTCCTCATTTGTGTTTCCATCTTGATCTTCCTGTGACTGAGTCTCGGATACACCCCTTCTGCTCCGAGTTCTGCGACTTGTCCGCCCATTTGCAGCTGGTGCAGAGGTTTCTACTTGGTCAATGACCTTTCTTCTTTTAGAACTTCTGGGGAAACACTGAGGTGATGCACCATTAGTTTTCTTTGAATGAACTACAGGTGTGCTATCAGATTTTTTTCTCTTGCATCCTTTAATCTTAGAAGGCTTATGTTGTGATTTCTCTGATGCCACACTCACACCTGAGCTATTACTCTCTCTCCGTCCACGTTTCCTTGTAGTAGAGGGAGATGCAACACGGCTTCTAACGCTTCTGGGACTGGAATCTGTACTTCCACCTCGATTTCTTTTGCCTCTACCTCTTGACGATACACTTTTAGTAGATTcattagcagtagcagcaggtaagcggcctcttccacgtcctctggtACTAGTTCTTTGAGGTGTGTCTGGTGTAGCAGCACTTCGACGAGTTTTTCTTGGAGGCGACTCCCGTGTGGACTGCGGACTGGCGTGTCTGAGATTCCTCCTTTTTCCACGCCCAGTCCCAGGTGGAGTTACTGATGCAGCACTGGATGTGGGAGAGACCTCTAACCTCCCTCGCTTCCTGGTCGTCATTTTTTCCTCAGTAACCTCATCTGCAAGTGCAAGTACAGTTCAGTAAAATATTAAAATACAATACATAATACTTACATGTACATTTTGTTACTATTTCCCACACTGAAATGGGTGGAATATGATTAATCAAATAGTAATTAAACTACTGGCCATTTCCTCATCTGGCAATGAGAACCTAAAAAGCAATATTCATAACATAGATTAAAAATGGATTTTTCCTTTACAATTAGAAGTCTCTAGTGCCTTGTGAACCCTTCCCAGAGAGAATGAATACGATGATTACTGAGGGGGGTGACCCATAACCTGGAATAACGAGGTAAAGGAagtggtaagggagaaaaagttagcatatgagaggaaGTGATATAAGGTGATataagcagaagtgatataaggagggaggagtatgtggagagaaaaagagaggttaagagagtggtgaggtaGTCTAagggagagcaaatgagagagtggttgaggttctgtcaacaaattttgttgataataagaaaactttttggagtaagattaataagttgagaaagaaTAATAGACAAATGGGCTtggcagttaaaaatagaagaaggGAGTTAtcagatggggagctg encodes the following:
- the LOC128695117 gene encoding golgin subfamily A member 6-like protein 25 isoform X2; translation: MTTRKRGRLEVSPTSSAASVTPPGTGRGKRRNLRHASPQSTRESPPRKTRRSAATPDTPQRTSTRGRGRGRLPAATANESTKSVSSRGRGKRNRGGSTDSSPRSVRSRVASPSTTRKRGRRESNSSGVSVASEKSQHKPSKIKGCKRKKSDSTPVVHSKKTNGASPQCFPRSSKRRKVIDQVETSAPAANGRTSRRTRSRRGVSETQSQEDQDGNTNEESSHLNDDENSTHGNSTDSSKLTETETSFTVQNISSSLKSDAETELKKVDSVHVNNEECKEGVGEDQKKCDSVVQEHSEKGSEGQHSETDSEACKNEVQLHAEQSEVQKHSDEKRESNIKEVQDLSEKNQQHPNKQKQSKEKKEQKQPIEEEEENELIEEEEEKESLEEEEEKESIEEEDEKESIEEEEEKESVEEEKESLEEEKNSVEENDALIEEEERKSIGDEEKESVKEEDSLEEEKESAEEEEQQHSEDQKETVKEDQKESTGKEGKELVMEEAKRESLEEGAEEEAKTESIEERESVEEEARKESVEEEENKESVEEEENRESVEEEESKESVEEEENKESVEEEADKDTIEEHGEEDTVEEEAEREPIEKMEEELIEEEEQEYSEDQKESVEEEKKESVEEEEQQHSEDQRDSKEEDQKDSIKEEEQKGPAEKVEQIESEEEEQIESVENEEQKESVENEEQKESVENEEQKESVEKEDKKESIEEEEEPHSKGQQVPIEEDAQEDSLEDEQKELIKGEQHSEELGESLEKEVQQHSEEGRSCKEDIQEHSEDQGELYMKESQEYSKPCKEEVRKHSEKNSESCKKDAEEYSEQSESCKEEVKQCSEKQNELCKKEGKACEEKVQQHSEKQEELCQEDIQEKSKEKNEKVEEEIEQCSDKQKESSRQGVQDHSEEQHSKSVEEDIEQHFEKCEKLCDEEAHEHSEDESKSFNEDVRQHSEKQNESCKEDEHHSKKQTKLCEEEVQQHSEEKIKPVEEKVQQHSKESEQMEEEVEQQSEKSSGSCHKKIQHHSEPEESCREVVLKNSEEQSESCKKDIHHLSEKQNESCKKEAEQDSKNQREAYEREVQQRSEEQSKSLDKEVKQCDEEQKQMCKKKEEVQQHSEEENLHEEEVQQYSEEKDSHREDVKQHSEVEKESCKTEIQHNSEKQKELSENMLNNSQKQTEACEKSQEKSEKQSVLCENEKINKQDKSVPLLNSAATSQKSLVATSQLCSSDEVESRTCDTNIKGDVSNATPAASLPTNTVVLVMGKVQSGDNLVPSPQILEVQK
- the LOC128695117 gene encoding golgin subfamily A member 6-like protein 25 isoform X1 — its product is MTTRRKTRKNPDEVTEEKMTTRKRGRLEVSPTSSAASVTPPGTGRGKRRNLRHASPQSTRESPPRKTRRSAATPDTPQRTSTRGRGRGRLPAATANESTKSVSSRGRGKRNRGGSTDSSPRSVRSRVASPSTTRKRGRRESNSSGVSVASEKSQHKPSKIKGCKRKKSDSTPVVHSKKTNGASPQCFPRSSKRRKVIDQVETSAPAANGRTSRRTRSRRGVSETQSQEDQDGNTNEESSHLNDDENSTHGNSTDSSKLTETETSFTVQNISSSLKSDAETELKKVDSVHVNNEECKEGVGEDQKKCDSVVQEHSEKGSEGQHSETDSEACKNEVQLHAEQSEVQKHSDEKRESNIKEVQDLSEKNQQHPNKQKQSKEKKEQKQPIEEEEENELIEEEEEKESLEEEEEKESIEEEDEKESIEEEEEKESVEEEKESLEEEKNSVEENDALIEEEERKSIGDEEKESVKEEDSLEEEKESAEEEEQQHSEDQKETVKEDQKESTGKEGKELVMEEAKRESLEEGAEEEAKTESIEERESVEEEARKESVEEEENKESVEEEENRESVEEEESKESVEEEENKESVEEEADKDTIEEHGEEDTVEEEAEREPIEKMEEELIEEEEQEYSEDQKESVEEEKKESVEEEEQQHSEDQRDSKEEDQKDSIKEEEQKGPAEKVEQIESEEEEQIESVENEEQKESVENEEQKESVENEEQKESVEKEDKKESIEEEEEPHSKGQQVPIEEDAQEDSLEDEQKELIKGEQHSEELGESLEKEVQQHSEEGRSCKEDIQEHSEDQGELYMKESQEYSKPCKEEVRKHSEKNSESCKKDAEEYSEQSESCKEEVKQCSEKQNELCKKEGKACEEKVQQHSEKQEELCQEDIQEKSKEKNEKVEEEIEQCSDKQKESSRQGVQDHSEEQHSKSVEEDIEQHFEKCEKLCDEEAHEHSEDESKSFNEDVRQHSEKQNESCKEDEHHSKKQTKLCEEEVQQHSEEKIKPVEEKVQQHSKESEQMEEEVEQQSEKSSGSCHKKIQHHSEPEESCREVVLKNSEEQSESCKKDIHHLSEKQNESCKKEAEQDSKNQREAYEREVQQRSEEQSKSLDKEVKQCDEEQKQMCKKKEEVQQHSEEENLHEEEVQQYSEEKDSHREDVKQHSEVEKESCKTEIQHNSEKQKELSENMLNNSQKQTEACEKSQEKSEKQSVLCENEKINKQDKSVPLLNSAATSQKSLVATSQLCSSDEVESRTCDTNIKGDVSNATPAASLPTNTVVLVMGKVQSGDNLVPSPQILEVQK